A region of Betta splendens chromosome 13, fBetSpl5.4, whole genome shotgun sequence DNA encodes the following proteins:
- the nyap2a gene encoding neuronal tyrosine-phosphorylated phosphoinositide-3-kinase adapter 2 isoform X2 yields the protein MASQDNTSTFRRFFQYVEDSGLRTYDGLVIQNASDISRESDRMRNQANWAYLQEKHQKKRRQEEAIKRIGEDVAMATEGAYSGKHFRMGFMTMPAPQDRLPPPSQGFTVRSQSLHSVGGGDDDSNPGRRQPPPKPKRDPNTKLSSSSETVDGGSGFTKSDQQETKETSEQAEGRCHHITEDNKRMPPPKPKRNPNTQLSTSFDESYIRNHGNRKSSLRWDKSSSQSQSPASRDTDDEEPVYIEMVGNILRELRGQDGAEDDQSEAVYEEMKYPMLEDFLQDTHAAIMDPEAWLSRESLCDIPAPFPNLLTHRPPLLVFPPAPAQCSPNSDESPLTPLDVTRLPMLDNVSYSKGGGAEPPPSSTHHRKERDRDKERDTHTITASGRSSAPPLPSNLYKSSGAAHGGHGYPRSQSACPSPVSMGRALTPLSLKRPPPYDVLMAGGSMPRSSSSSSSSSHRAGESGAKLSSSSSTHGSMQNVSTRSQTPTSPLDELNSLFASGRQMTKRGSGGKKTREAEGDCRSLPRHDSKDRSGQSSPASSRKGRSSVSPTMMLSGGESKSVCKLGRSASTSGVPPPGGTAQHHLHELHHPVLSQMPWICGDSTMMEMIEKKRVLCREIKARQRPEKNLCKQDSMPILPSWKRKQPPPYSAPPTGPVSGQAATVFWDTAI from the exons ATGGCGTCTCAGGACAACACGTCCACCTTCAGGAGGTTTTTTCAGTATGTGGAGGACAGCGGACTTCGAACCTATGATGGTTTGGTTATTCAAAATGCCTCCGATATTTCCAGGGAGAGCGACCGCATGCGTAACCAAGCGAACTGGGCCTATCTGCAGGAAAAACACCAGAAGAAGAGACGCCAGGAAGAAGCCATCAAGAG AATTGGTGAAGACGTTGCTATGGCAACCGAGGGGGCATACTCCGGGAAACACTTCAGGATGGGTTTCATGACCATGCCTGCGCCACAGGATCGGCTGCCTCCGCCCAGCCAGGGCTTCACCGTACGATCCCAGTCCCTGCACTCGGTGGGCGGAGGCGACGACGACTCCAACCCCGGCCGGAGACAGCCCCCACCCAAACCCAAGAGAGACCCCAACAccaagctcagcagcagctccgagaCGGTGGATGGGGGCTCTGGCTTCACGAAGAGCGACCAGCAAGAGACCAAAGAGACATCGGAGCAGGCAGAAG GGCGATGTCACCACATCACCGAGGACAACAAACGGATGCCCCCACCGAAGCCCAAGAGGAACCCAAACACCCAGCTCAGCACCTCCTTTGACGAGTCCTACAtccgtaaccatggcaacaggaagtCTTCCCTGCGATGGGACAAGTCTTCTTCTCAGAGTCAGAGCCCGGCATCCAGAGATACGGACGACGAGGAGCCGGTCTACATCGAGATGGTGGGAAACATCCTGCGAGAGCTGAGAGGTCAGGACGGCGCGGAGGACGACCAGAGCGAGGCTGTGTACGAGGAGATGAAGTACCCCATGCTGGAGGACTTCCTCCAGGACACGCACGCCGCCATCATGGACCCCGAGGCCTGGCTGTCCCGCGAGTCCCTCTGCGACATCCCTGCTCCGTTCCCCAACCTGCTGACTCACCGCCCCCCGCTGCTCGTCTtcccccccgcccccgcccaGTGCTCCCCCAACTCTGACGAGTCTCCGCTCACGCCCCTGGACGTCACGCGCCTGCCCATGTTGGACAACGTGTCCTACAGCAAAGGCGGCGGCGCAGAGCCCCCTCCCAGCTCCACCCACCACCGCAAGGAGCGCGACCGAGACAAAGAGCGGGACACGCACACCATCACGGCGTCCGGCCGCTCCTCAGCTCCACCTCTGCCCTCCAACCTCTACAAGTCCTCTGGGGCCGCCCACGGCGGGCACGGCTACCCCCGCAGCCAGTCGGCGTGCCCGTCCCCCGTCAGCATGGGCCGAGCCCTGACTCCGCTGAGCCTGAAGAGGCCGCCGCCCTACGACGTCCTCATGGCCGGAGGAAGCATGCCccgctcttcatcctcctcctcgtcatcctcgCACAGGGCAGGAGAGAGTGGGGCTaagctcagcagctcctcctccacccatgGATCCATGCAGAACGTGTCCACGCGGTCACAGACTCCAACGAGCCCACTGGATGAACTCAACAGCCTGTTTGCTTCAGGCAGACAGATGACAAAGAGAGGTTCAGGAGGCAAGAAGACCCGAGAGGCtgaag GTGACTGCAGGTCTCTGCCCAGACATGACAGTAAAGACCGGAGCGGCCAGTCCAGTCCGGCCTCCAGCAGGAAGGGGCGGTCGTCCGTCAGCCCCACCATGATGTTATCTGGAGGAG AGTCCAAGTCCGTGTGTAAACTGGGCCGCTCGGCCTCCACGTCGGGCGTGCCTCCACCCGGCGGGACGGCGCAGCACCACCTGCACGAGCTGCATCACCCCGTCCTCAGTCAG atgCCGTGGATCTGCGGTGACTCCACTATGATGGAGATGATCGAGAAGAAAAGAGTTTTATGTCGTGAAATCAAGGCTCGCCAGCGCCCAGAGAAGAACCTGTGTAAACAGGACAGCATGCCCATCCTGCCGAGCTGGAAGAGGAAACAGCCGCCGCCGTACTCGGCTCCGCCCACCGGCCCAGTCTCTGGACAGGCCGCCACCGTGTTCTGGGACACCGCCATCTGA
- the nyap2a gene encoding neuronal tyrosine-phosphorylated phosphoinositide-3-kinase adapter 2 isoform X1 — translation MASQDNTSTFRRFFQYVEDSGLRTYDGLVIQNASDISRESDRMRNQANWAYLQEKHQKKRRQEEAIKRIGEDVAMATEGAYSGKHFRMGFMTMPAPQDRLPPPSQGFTVRSQSLHSVGGGDDDSNPGRRQPPPKPKRDPNTKLSSSSETVDGGSGFTKSDQQETKETSEQAEGRCHHITEDNKRMPPPKPKRNPNTQLSTSFDESYIRNHGNRKSSLRWDKSSSQSQSPASRDTDDEEPVYIEMVGNILRELRGQDGAEDDQSEAVYEEMKYPMLEDFLQDTHAAIMDPEAWLSRESLCDIPAPFPNLLTHRPPLLVFPPAPAQCSPNSDESPLTPLDVTRLPMLDNVSYSKGGGAEPPPSSTHHRKERDRDKERDTHTITASGRSSAPPLPSNLYKSSGAAHGGHGYPRSQSACPSPVSMGRALTPLSLKRPPPYDVLMAGGSMPRSSSSSSSSSHRAGESGAKLSSSSSTHGSMQNVSTRSQTPTSPLDELNSLFASGRQMTKRGSGGKKTREAEGDCRSLPRHDSKDRSGQSSPASSRKGRSSVSPTMMLSGGGEAPRGRVQGSGRPPADRPLSLFSAESKSVCKLGRSASTSGVPPPGGTAQHHLHELHHPVLSQMPWICGDSTMMEMIEKKRVLCREIKARQRPEKNLCKQDSMPILPSWKRKQPPPYSAPPTGPVSGQAATVFWDTAI, via the exons ATGGCGTCTCAGGACAACACGTCCACCTTCAGGAGGTTTTTTCAGTATGTGGAGGACAGCGGACTTCGAACCTATGATGGTTTGGTTATTCAAAATGCCTCCGATATTTCCAGGGAGAGCGACCGCATGCGTAACCAAGCGAACTGGGCCTATCTGCAGGAAAAACACCAGAAGAAGAGACGCCAGGAAGAAGCCATCAAGAG AATTGGTGAAGACGTTGCTATGGCAACCGAGGGGGCATACTCCGGGAAACACTTCAGGATGGGTTTCATGACCATGCCTGCGCCACAGGATCGGCTGCCTCCGCCCAGCCAGGGCTTCACCGTACGATCCCAGTCCCTGCACTCGGTGGGCGGAGGCGACGACGACTCCAACCCCGGCCGGAGACAGCCCCCACCCAAACCCAAGAGAGACCCCAACAccaagctcagcagcagctccgagaCGGTGGATGGGGGCTCTGGCTTCACGAAGAGCGACCAGCAAGAGACCAAAGAGACATCGGAGCAGGCAGAAG GGCGATGTCACCACATCACCGAGGACAACAAACGGATGCCCCCACCGAAGCCCAAGAGGAACCCAAACACCCAGCTCAGCACCTCCTTTGACGAGTCCTACAtccgtaaccatggcaacaggaagtCTTCCCTGCGATGGGACAAGTCTTCTTCTCAGAGTCAGAGCCCGGCATCCAGAGATACGGACGACGAGGAGCCGGTCTACATCGAGATGGTGGGAAACATCCTGCGAGAGCTGAGAGGTCAGGACGGCGCGGAGGACGACCAGAGCGAGGCTGTGTACGAGGAGATGAAGTACCCCATGCTGGAGGACTTCCTCCAGGACACGCACGCCGCCATCATGGACCCCGAGGCCTGGCTGTCCCGCGAGTCCCTCTGCGACATCCCTGCTCCGTTCCCCAACCTGCTGACTCACCGCCCCCCGCTGCTCGTCTtcccccccgcccccgcccaGTGCTCCCCCAACTCTGACGAGTCTCCGCTCACGCCCCTGGACGTCACGCGCCTGCCCATGTTGGACAACGTGTCCTACAGCAAAGGCGGCGGCGCAGAGCCCCCTCCCAGCTCCACCCACCACCGCAAGGAGCGCGACCGAGACAAAGAGCGGGACACGCACACCATCACGGCGTCCGGCCGCTCCTCAGCTCCACCTCTGCCCTCCAACCTCTACAAGTCCTCTGGGGCCGCCCACGGCGGGCACGGCTACCCCCGCAGCCAGTCGGCGTGCCCGTCCCCCGTCAGCATGGGCCGAGCCCTGACTCCGCTGAGCCTGAAGAGGCCGCCGCCCTACGACGTCCTCATGGCCGGAGGAAGCATGCCccgctcttcatcctcctcctcgtcatcctcgCACAGGGCAGGAGAGAGTGGGGCTaagctcagcagctcctcctccacccatgGATCCATGCAGAACGTGTCCACGCGGTCACAGACTCCAACGAGCCCACTGGATGAACTCAACAGCCTGTTTGCTTCAGGCAGACAGATGACAAAGAGAGGTTCAGGAGGCAAGAAGACCCGAGAGGCtgaag GTGACTGCAGGTCTCTGCCCAGACATGACAGTAAAGACCGGAGCGGCCAGTCCAGTCCGGCCTCCAGCAGGAAGGGGCGGTCGTCCGTCAGCCCCACCATGATGTTATCTGGAGGAGGTGAGGCCCCACGCGGCCGTGTCCAGGGTTCTGGGCGCCCACCAGCTGaccgcccgctctctctcttctctgcaGAGTCCAAGTCCGTGTGTAAACTGGGCCGCTCGGCCTCCACGTCGGGCGTGCCTCCACCCGGCGGGACGGCGCAGCACCACCTGCACGAGCTGCATCACCCCGTCCTCAGTCAG atgCCGTGGATCTGCGGTGACTCCACTATGATGGAGATGATCGAGAAGAAAAGAGTTTTATGTCGTGAAATCAAGGCTCGCCAGCGCCCAGAGAAGAACCTGTGTAAACAGGACAGCATGCCCATCCTGCCGAGCTGGAAGAGGAAACAGCCGCCGCCGTACTCGGCTCCGCCCACCGGCCCAGTCTCTGGACAGGCCGCCACCGTGTTCTGGGACACCGCCATCTGA
- the nyap2a gene encoding neuronal tyrosine-phosphorylated phosphoinositide-3-kinase adapter 2 isoform X3, protein MWRTADFEPMMEKHQKKRRQEEAIKRIGEDVAMATEGAYSGKHFRMGFMTMPAPQDRLPPPSQGFTVRSQSLHSVGGGDDDSNPGRRQPPPKPKRDPNTKLSSSSETVDGGSGFTKSDQQETKETSEQAEGRCHHITEDNKRMPPPKPKRNPNTQLSTSFDESYIRNHGNRKSSLRWDKSSSQSQSPASRDTDDEEPVYIEMVGNILRELRGQDGAEDDQSEAVYEEMKYPMLEDFLQDTHAAIMDPEAWLSRESLCDIPAPFPNLLTHRPPLLVFPPAPAQCSPNSDESPLTPLDVTRLPMLDNVSYSKGGGAEPPPSSTHHRKERDRDKERDTHTITASGRSSAPPLPSNLYKSSGAAHGGHGYPRSQSACPSPVSMGRALTPLSLKRPPPYDVLMAGGSMPRSSSSSSSSSHRAGESGAKLSSSSSTHGSMQNVSTRSQTPTSPLDELNSLFASGRQMTKRGSGGKKTREAEGDCRSLPRHDSKDRSGQSSPASSRKGRSSVSPTMMLSGGESKSVCKLGRSASTSGVPPPGGTAQHHLHELHHPVLSQMPWICGDSTMMEMIEKKRVLCREIKARQRPEKNLCKQDSMPILPSWKRKQPPPYSAPPTGPVSGQAATVFWDTAI, encoded by the exons ATGTGGAGGACAGCGGACTTCGAACCTATGATG GAAAAACACCAGAAGAAGAGACGCCAGGAAGAAGCCATCAAGAG AATTGGTGAAGACGTTGCTATGGCAACCGAGGGGGCATACTCCGGGAAACACTTCAGGATGGGTTTCATGACCATGCCTGCGCCACAGGATCGGCTGCCTCCGCCCAGCCAGGGCTTCACCGTACGATCCCAGTCCCTGCACTCGGTGGGCGGAGGCGACGACGACTCCAACCCCGGCCGGAGACAGCCCCCACCCAAACCCAAGAGAGACCCCAACAccaagctcagcagcagctccgagaCGGTGGATGGGGGCTCTGGCTTCACGAAGAGCGACCAGCAAGAGACCAAAGAGACATCGGAGCAGGCAGAAG GGCGATGTCACCACATCACCGAGGACAACAAACGGATGCCCCCACCGAAGCCCAAGAGGAACCCAAACACCCAGCTCAGCACCTCCTTTGACGAGTCCTACAtccgtaaccatggcaacaggaagtCTTCCCTGCGATGGGACAAGTCTTCTTCTCAGAGTCAGAGCCCGGCATCCAGAGATACGGACGACGAGGAGCCGGTCTACATCGAGATGGTGGGAAACATCCTGCGAGAGCTGAGAGGTCAGGACGGCGCGGAGGACGACCAGAGCGAGGCTGTGTACGAGGAGATGAAGTACCCCATGCTGGAGGACTTCCTCCAGGACACGCACGCCGCCATCATGGACCCCGAGGCCTGGCTGTCCCGCGAGTCCCTCTGCGACATCCCTGCTCCGTTCCCCAACCTGCTGACTCACCGCCCCCCGCTGCTCGTCTtcccccccgcccccgcccaGTGCTCCCCCAACTCTGACGAGTCTCCGCTCACGCCCCTGGACGTCACGCGCCTGCCCATGTTGGACAACGTGTCCTACAGCAAAGGCGGCGGCGCAGAGCCCCCTCCCAGCTCCACCCACCACCGCAAGGAGCGCGACCGAGACAAAGAGCGGGACACGCACACCATCACGGCGTCCGGCCGCTCCTCAGCTCCACCTCTGCCCTCCAACCTCTACAAGTCCTCTGGGGCCGCCCACGGCGGGCACGGCTACCCCCGCAGCCAGTCGGCGTGCCCGTCCCCCGTCAGCATGGGCCGAGCCCTGACTCCGCTGAGCCTGAAGAGGCCGCCGCCCTACGACGTCCTCATGGCCGGAGGAAGCATGCCccgctcttcatcctcctcctcgtcatcctcgCACAGGGCAGGAGAGAGTGGGGCTaagctcagcagctcctcctccacccatgGATCCATGCAGAACGTGTCCACGCGGTCACAGACTCCAACGAGCCCACTGGATGAACTCAACAGCCTGTTTGCTTCAGGCAGACAGATGACAAAGAGAGGTTCAGGAGGCAAGAAGACCCGAGAGGCtgaag GTGACTGCAGGTCTCTGCCCAGACATGACAGTAAAGACCGGAGCGGCCAGTCCAGTCCGGCCTCCAGCAGGAAGGGGCGGTCGTCCGTCAGCCCCACCATGATGTTATCTGGAGGAG AGTCCAAGTCCGTGTGTAAACTGGGCCGCTCGGCCTCCACGTCGGGCGTGCCTCCACCCGGCGGGACGGCGCAGCACCACCTGCACGAGCTGCATCACCCCGTCCTCAGTCAG atgCCGTGGATCTGCGGTGACTCCACTATGATGGAGATGATCGAGAAGAAAAGAGTTTTATGTCGTGAAATCAAGGCTCGCCAGCGCCCAGAGAAGAACCTGTGTAAACAGGACAGCATGCCCATCCTGCCGAGCTGGAAGAGGAAACAGCCGCCGCCGTACTCGGCTCCGCCCACCGGCCCAGTCTCTGGACAGGCCGCCACCGTGTTCTGGGACACCGCCATCTGA
- the LOC114868473 gene encoding sodium/potassium-transporting ATPase subunit beta-3-like has product MPSTPQEQNQEQNQEQNQEQNQEPSEETKGEVKAENENKKEEPRKEKKKEEKKEGKEEKKEEKKESWKDFIYNPGTGEFLGRTASSWGLIFLFYLVFYGFLAGMFALTMWVMLQTLDENVPRHQDRVANPGLVIRPHAAEIIFNRSDVTNYNKYTEQLHELLQPYNDSVQEQNDLCLVGEYTEQDDEATKKVCQFKRSVLSQCSGLNDATFGYAEGRPCIIIKMNRVVGLKPRGDPYINCTVKGDTPLAVHYFPKEGHLDKMYFPYYGKKLHAAYVQPLVAIKLMLRKEDLNAELVVDCKLEGTNLRNDDDRDKFQGRVTFRVKVSE; this is encoded by the exons ATGCCGTCCACCCcacaggagcagaaccaggagcagaaccaggagcagaaccaggagcagaaccaggagccCAGCGAGGAGACGAAGGGGGAAGTGAAGGCGGAGAACGAAAATAAAAAGGAGGAGCCgagaaaggagaaaaagaaggaggaaaagaaagagggaaaggaggagaaaaaggaggagaagaaggagtcCTGGAAGGATTTTATTTACAACCCAGGAACCGGAGAGTTTCTGGGCCGAACCGCCAGCAGCTGGG gtctcatcttcctcttctaCCTTGTCTTTTATGGATTTCTGGCGGGAATGTTTGCTCTCACCATGTGGGTGATGCTACAGACTCTGGATGAGAACGTGCCCCGACATCAGGACCGAGTGGCCAATCCAG GTTTGGTGATTCGACCTCATGCAGCTGAAATCATTTTCAACCGCAGTGATGTGACAAATTACAATAAATACACTGAACAACTgcacgagctgctgcagc CGTATAACGACAGTGTTCAGGAGCAGAACGACCTGTGTTTGGTGGGAGAGTACACAGAACAGGACGATGAAGCCACCAAGAAGGTTTGCCAGTTCAAACGCAGCGTGCTCAGTCAGTGCTCGGGTTTAAATGATGCCACGTTTGGATACGCTGAGGGGAGACCCTGTATCATCATCAAGATGAATCGG GTGGTTGGACTGAAGCCGCGAGGGGATCCTTATATCAACTGCACAGTCAAG GGAGACACTCCACTAGCGGTGCACTATTTTCCAAAAGAAGGTCATCTggataaaatgtattttccgTACTATGGAAAGAAGCTTCAT GCTGCCTATGTTCAGCCTCTGGTTGCCATCAAGTTGATGTTAAGGAAGGAGGATTTAAACGCAGAGCTGGTGGTCGACTGTAAACTTGAGGGAACCAACCTGCGTAATGATGACGACCGGGACAAGTTTCAAGGTCGCGTCACTTTTCGGGTCAAAGTCTCTGAATAG